One Gemmatimonadota bacterium genomic window, GCAGTGCGGGTACTGCCAATCGGGCCAGATCATGGCCGCAGCGGCTCTCCTTGCCGTGGATCCCGAGCCGTCGGACGAGGCCATCGACACCGCTATGTCCGGCAACGTCTGCCGCTGTGGTACCTACGTGGCGATCCGGCGCGCGATCCATCGGGCTGCCGAGATCCAATATCAGATGATGTCCACAGATGATGCCGGTGGAGGTGACCGATGAGCGGGCCACCCCTCGACACGGGTCAGGACGCAGGCTCACGCGAAGCCGAGTCCAACGGAGCGGCCTCCCGCGTCTCGCGCCGCACGTTCGTGAAGATTGCGGGCGTGGCCGGAGTAGGGCTGACGCTCGGGGTGACTTATAAGGTGATGTCGGGTCCCAAACCGCCCTTCACCGACGCGGTGTTCGCGCCCAATGCGTTCCTGCGCATCGATACCGACGGATCGATCACCGTCGTGGTCGGCAAGTCCGAAATGGGGCAGGGCGTCTCGACCGCGCTGCCCATGCTCCTAGCCGAAGAGCTCGAGGTCCCGCTCGAGCGTGTGGCCTTCGAGTTCGCGCCGGCGCACCCTGCGTACGGCGCTGCCTTGGGCATGCAGGTCACGGGCGGCAGCACGAGCGTCGTAGAATCGTGGATCCCACTGCGAGAGGCCGGTGCAGCCGCGCGTTTGATGCTACGTGAGGCGGCTGCGCGCGCGTGGAGCATACCGGCCTCGGACATCGAGATGCGCGACGCGATGGCGCATCATCCTGACGGGTTGACGCTTGACTACGGGGAGCTCGCGGCCGCGGCGGCGGACGTGGACGTGCCAAAAGATGTTCCGCTCAAGGACCCGTCCGACTTCCGACTGATCGGCACACCCCAAAGGCGACTGGACATTCCCGTGAAGACGACCGGGGAGGCGGTATTCGGTATCGATGCCGGGCCGAGTGACGCGCGCGTCGCTCTGATCGCACGTTGCCCCGTCTTCGGCGGTTCGGTCCGCTCCTTCGATCCCGGGCCAGCGCTCGCTGTGCAGGGAGTCGACGAGGTGGTCGAGCTGAGCAACGGTGTGGCGGTGGTCGCCGACGGCTACTGGCCCGCGAAGAAGGGGCGTGATGCGCTCGTCATCGTGTGGGACGAAGGACACGGGAGCACGCTGAACGACGCGGAGATCACAAGGCGCTTCGAGTCTGCGATTCAGGCGGGAGGAGGAGTCGCCGAGGAACATGGTGACGTGGACGCGGCCTTGGCAGCCGGCTCCGATCCGATCCGGGCCACCTACGCTCTGCCGTACTTGGCCCACGCGACCATGGAGCCGATGAACTGTACCGCGGTGGTCGAGGACGGCAGGTGCACGGTGTGGGCACCGACCCAGTGGCAGAACGGCCCGTCATTTCTTGCGGGTGGGGCGCGGCAGGTTGCGGGGAAGATGTCGGGCGTGGGCGCCGACGACACCGTCGTGCATACGACGTTCCTCGGTGGGGGCTTCGGACGGCGCGCCGAGACGGACTTCGTCGCCGAGGCGGCCGAGTTGGCTGGATTGGTGGAAGGCCCCGTGAAGGTCATATGGTCCCGCGAGGACGACATGCAGCACGATTTCTATCGGCCTGCGTCCCACCACGAGTTTACGGCGCTCCTGGATGATGACGGCATGCCCGCCGCTTGGCGCCACGACATGGCGTCGCAGTCGATCTTGCAGCGACTCATGCCTGGATGGTTGCCGGCCTTCATTCGGAATCGCACGATCATGCCCAACGGCGTGGACCCTACCGCAGTTGAGGGCGCGTCGAACCATCCGTACCACGTGCCGAACTTCCGGATGTCGGCTGCCACGGTCGACCTCCCGATTCCAGTCGGGTTCTGGCGTTCCGTGGGGCATACGCACTCAGCGTTCGTGGTGGAGTCGTTCATCGACGAGCTGGCACACGCGGCAGGAAAGGATCCCTACCAGTACCGCCGCGACCTACTCGGCGAGCACCCTCGCCACCTAGCGGTGCTCGATGCCGTCGCGAAGGCGGCGGCTTGGGGTTCGACTGTGCCCGAGGGCCGGGCGCGGGGGATCGCGGTCGCTGAGTCGTTCGGCTCGTACGTGGCGGAGGTCGCGGAGATCTCTCTCGAAGATGGTCGGCCTCGCGTACACAAGGTGTGGTGTGCCGTGGACTGTGGCGTCATCGTGAATCCCGCGATCGTGCGGGCCCAGATGGAGAGCGGCATCATTTACGGCCTCACCGCCACCCTGTACGGCCGGATCAACATCGAAGGTGGCCGTGCGGTGCAGAGCAACTTCGACGACTACCAGATGGTGCGGATGCGGGAGGCCCCCGAGATCGAGGTTCTCCTGGTACCGAGTGGGGATGCGCCCGGTGGGGTAGGTGAGCCCGGTGTGCCACCGATCGCGCCGGCGGTCACCAACGCGCTCTTTGCACTGGAAGGTCGGAGGGTTCGGGAGCTACCTGTGCGATCGGCATGACTCCTGTGTTCAGCCTCTCACAGCCCGCTTCACCAGATTCTCCATCAGCGGAATCTTGAAGTGGTTGTAATCGAGTGGCTCGGCTTCCCGCACCGCCTCCGCACCGGCTAGGGACGCCGTTTCCTCACTGCGAGGCCGACCTCTTAGCAGAGCTTCGACATCGTGCAGGCGACGTGGAACGCACTGGACGGCTCCGCACACAATGCTGACGTCGTCGATCTGGGCTCCGCTCGTTCGGAAGGCTGCGGCAACGCTCACCAGCGCGAAATCCCAGCTGTTCCGGTCCGCGACCTTCTCGAAATAGAAGTCGGCATCGGCCCAGCTTGCGGGCAGGCGAATCGTCGTGAGCAGGTCATCCGGGTCGAGCACGGTCATGCGTTGGATATCTACCGAGGGCTCCATGAAGAACTCCTCAGCGGGAATGACGCGCTCGCCGCGCACGCTGCGCACGACCATCTCCGCGTCCAATGCTACGAGCGCGGGCGCCGTGTCCGAGGGGCTGACCGCTACACACCGGCTGGCACCGAAGAGAGCGTGTTCCCGGTTCATGGCGTCGGGTGCCGCGGCGTAGCAAGTGTTGCCACCCGCTCGGTAACAATCCACGCCGTAGCGGTAGTACCAACAGCGTGTATCCTGACACACGTTGCCGCCAAGCGTGCCTGCGTTGCGGATTTGAGGGCTCGCGACCCTGCGCGCGGCGTCGGCCAGCAGCCCATAGCGTTCACGCAGAAGAGGACTGCGCTCGACTTCGGTGAGTGTGGTCAGGGCGCCGATCTCGACACCGTCCGCGGTCTCACGGATTCCCTTGAGCGCATCCAGACCTTCGAGGTCGATGACTGCCTCAGGGCCCTTTCCACGGTTCTTGAACCAGTCGAGGGAGTCGTAACCACCAGCGAGTTTCCACCCGCGACTGCCGTATTGGTCGATCAGTTGGATGGCATTGTCCACGTCGGCCGGCTGGTAGAGCTCGAAGCCCGACATCATATCCTTCATCATGGGCTTTTCCTCACTGGGTGTTGACCTGGAGCGGGCCATGCGACTGCGACCGCTGCGAAGCGACGTTGATGATCATGTCGGCCACCACCGGTGTCCGATTGAAGTAGTGCCCTCCGAGCGCGTCCGAGATCGCGCACAGAAGCGCTGCGGCCGCGCATCCCATTACGGGCTCACCAATACCTTTCGCACCGACCGGATTATTCGGATCCGGCTGGTCGACCGCGTGCCAGTGCATCTCGGATGGCACGTCCAGGTACGAAGGCGGTTTCGCCTGATAAAAGCCGACAGACGCCGGCAGGCCCCAGTGCCGGTCGTAGATGTGGCGCTCCGAGACCGCCATGCCGAACCCCATTACGCCCCCGCCCTTGATCTGAGTCGCCAGCCCCTGCGGATGAAGAACGGTTCCGCAGTCGGCTACGCCGAGGTAGTGGAGGATCTCGATTCCGCCGGTCTCCAGATCGAGCTCGATCTCGATGAAACCGGCTGCGAGCGCGGGCACCATCCCGCTCTGCTCGAGGTTGTCTCGGGCGACGCCGATCAGGCCGGTGCCGGCCAGTCCAGCAACGGCGCGTCGTGTCAGTGAGTTGATGTCCTCTGGCGGCTCGTGGCCGCTGAACTCGCCGCCGATTTCGATGGCGGCCTGGGCGGCTTGCGCGTAGGTGAGCCTCCTGCCGGGGTTGCCTCGAGCGAAGACGGTCTCGTTGCCGATGTCGTAGTCGGACGCGGAGCCACCGAGTCGGCGCGCGGCGATCTCCTTGAGCTTTCGAACCGCGTCGGTCGCGGCCGCGAAATTCGTGCGCGTCATCGTGAACGATGTGTTGCTGCCGAACTGTCCGAGCGTCCAAGGCAGCCCTCGGCTCGAGTCACCGCGGACGATCTCGCAGTTCTCCCAGCGGCACTTGAGCACTTCTGCAGCGACCCGCGACGTCGTCGCGTACGAGTAGGTGCCGAGGTTTCCGACGCCGGAATGGATGTGCAGCTTGCCGTCCGGCGTGAGAACGAGCAGGCCGTCGAATCCGCTCGAGCCCGCTGAGTGGAACGCCTGCCCGACGCCGACGCCCCGGACCTTCGATCCGTCACGTTGGCCGCTCCGTGCGCGGCGCTCTTCCCATCCGAAGAGCTCGGCACCCTGCTCCAGGGCCTCGCGCATATAGGCGCTCGTGATCGCGCCGCGGTTACCGCCGTAGAGGGAGTCGTGGGTTGGCGCGTTGATGTGCCGAATCGCGACCTGGTCGAGACCGAGCTGCCTCGCTGCCTTGTCCAGCAGCGGTTCGACCGCGGTCGCGATCTGGTTCTGACCCGGGCCCCTCTGCGCCCCTCGAGGCGGCGTATTGGTCAGAATCGAGATCCCCCGATATCGCATGTTCAGAGGTGTGTATACGATGGAGATCGCGCTCGCCGCGGCGCCCATGTCGCCGCCGCCCTGGTTGGGCCCGTTCTCCTGCACGATGTACACGTCGACGGCCGTGATTCGACCGTCGTCCCGGAATCCCATCTTGATACGACCCTGGAAGCCGGGCCGAGCCGAGCCGAGGAAGTACTCCTCCGCGCGGCTGATCCTCATGAGCACCGGCCTCTGCGTCTTTCGCGACATGTGCGCCGGAATCGAGAGCAGGGGGTACGCCCCGCCTTTCGATCCGAAGCCGCCACCGCAGTACTCGGCGATGTAGACCAGGTCCTCCGGCTCGATGCCGATGTACGCGGCGATGGCCGGATGCACGAAGCTCTGGCTCTGGGTCGAGGCGTGCAGGTAGCACTTCCCGTTCTGCCAGTACGCCATCGCCGTACGCGGCTCCATCGAGTGATGCGACGTGCCCGCGGTGACGAACGTCTCATCCAGGATGATGCTCGCTTCGGCGAAGCCCGCCTCGATGTCGCCGTACGACCATTCGGTGCCGGGTTCGCCCATCGGCAACTCGCCCTCTCCGGCCGCCGCGAAGTCCTCCTCGGTCCACTTTACCTCTTGAACGCCTTCGCCCCGCACGACGGTGTTTCCGTCCGTGCGCGCGTTGGGGCCGCCCGGTCGCAGGCTCTCGAGCGGGTCTACGCAGAAGGGGAGCGGCTCGAGGTCGAGCTCGATGGCCTCGATCGCGTTTTGGGCGATGGTCTCGGTGACCGCGGCGACCGCCAAGATGGGCTCGCCGACGAAGTGAGGCTCGTTGGTCAGGATGTTGTTGGCCGGGCCGGGCTGCTCCGGCACCTCGTCCGCGGTCAGGATCGCGACCACACCATCCATGGCGAGCGCCGCGGACGAGTCGATGCCCAGCACACGACAGTGCGGCATCGGGCTCGTCAAGAGCCGGCAAAAGAGCATGCCGTCCATGCGGAAATCTTCCGCGTATTTCGCGCGACCCGTCACTTTCCCATGGATGTCGGGTGGCGTGAAGTTCTTCCCGAGTAGGTCAGCCATCTTATGCCTCCCTCGCGGCACGCATCACGCCGTTCAAGTAGTGATCGTAGGCGCCGCACCGGCACAGGTTGCCCGACATCGCTTCGCGGGCCTCCTGTCGGGTCGGATTCGGATTCGCGCGCAGCAGCGCGACCGCGGACATCACCTGGCCCGGTGTGCAGAATCCGCACTGCGGACCTAGCTCGTCGATAAACGCCTGTTGCACCGGATGCAGGGTGCCGTCCGGACTCTCGAGTCCCTCGACCGTCGTGATCTCTCGATTGCGCACCCGATGTGTAAGCGTCGAACACGAGTAGTAGTTCACGTCGTCGATCAGCACCGTACAGGCACCGCACTCGGCGCGATCGCATCCGAGCTTCGTGCCGGTGAGGCCGAGCTTGTAGCGCAGCGTCATCGCTAGCGTTTCACCCGGCAGAACATCGACGCGGCGCACCTGACCGTTCACGGTCAGGGAGAGTAGCCGCTCTACGCCGCCGGTTTGGGCTGGCAATGGTGTCGTACAACCAGCTCCGAAGTACGACATGCCAGATACGGATACACCGGACGCGATCACTCCCTTGATGAAGTCCCGACGCGACCAGCTCGATGGCGTGGTCGGGAGGGTGACCGTTGCGCCCGGTGCTTCTGACGAGTCCATCTCGCTCACGTTGCTACTCCCGTCTGAGGCACTAGGTGCATGGTACGCTGTGTCGTGAGAACGGACAACAGCGGCCGCGGGTGGTTGCCTGGCATGCTGACGGAGGCTCGGACACGCCAAGGCGACTGCCGATGGCCGGTGACATGGCTTTGCTCCTCGAGCGCCCGGCATAGGCCGACCGGGACCGTCCGCCGCTTCCGGCCCACGTCGAGTACTCGGCCCCGAGCGTCGTGGCTCATCACAACCGGCCCCGCATCGCACACAAGCCCCGCGACGTCTCCGCGGAAACGTGGAGGCCGCCTCCGTGGCGCGCGTCACCCCCCAAGCGCAAGACTACCTGGAAACGGTCGGCGCGTCTGCGGTGGCCTCTGACCAGGGCGCGCTCGTGGTCGAGTTCGGGCCAAAAGAGGGCCACGACGCGGTCGCGCCGGACGAAGCCGCCTGGCGCGGCATAGTGACAATCGACCCTTGCCGCGTACTCGAGCGCGACCCGGAGCCTGAGGGCGGCTACTTCGCCAACGCGCAGGCTGAGCGACGGAAGGAGTGGCGTCGCCACATCGGAGGACTCATCCTACTTGGCAACTGGGCGACTCCCCGCGAACCCACGCTGCGAGCATCTGCCACTCCGGATCGTCCTGAGACGTCCAGCGCCGCCCACCACCGTGGTATCCGTCTCCTCCCGCCTCGGGTGCGAGCGGATGCGTGAGGAAGCGGCTCGACATCGGCCAGCCGGGCTCCACGTAGCGCCGAATGATTTCGAAGTTCTCTTGCGACTCTTCCAGGTTCCAGTAGTCCCGGCCTTCCGGAAGCGCCTGTGCGAATCCGCGCCCGCCACGACTGTGGCAGTGCACGCACTCCATGCGGCCCTCGCGCTTGCTCTGGAAGATCTGCTGCACACACGTTCGGAAGAACTCGAAGTCGAGAGTCTGGGGCGGCTCCTCCGCGACCGGCGCGGCCGCACCGACCCAGGTCGCCATCGTCTGCCACTGAGGATCCGACTGGTTCTCGAAGAACTTGCCACCGACGTGGAAACGCGCTCCTCCGGAGCCCATTGCGAGTGCCTTGAGGAGGAGTCGGCTGCGCTCGGGATTGCCCGGGACTACCAAGCGCGACACCACCTCGAAATTCTGTCGCGACTGCGCCTCCGTCCAATACACGCTCCCGTCCCCCGCCTCTTGGAGTGGCTGGAGTCGGAGCGGTGTTCCGCTATGCACGTGGCACGTGACGCAGGGGGAAACGCTCGGTCCGTACCCGCCTCTCGGTGCGTAGAAGATCGGTTCGACTTGGCTTCGATAAACATCGAAATCCAGTGCCTGCGCCTGGGCTTGGCTCGGCGCCGACGCGAGTGACGTGACCGCTAGCGCGGCAGCCCACATGCCGGCGAACCGGCTGGGCGGGACCGAGACGCTGCTGCGTGATCCTACCGCGCTCATCGGGAGCCTCCGGGCAGGATCGCCGTGTGGTTGCGTTTGGGCACCTGTCCGACCGGAATACGCGCGACCTCCATGAGCGTCTGCGTGTCGACCGCCGATACGCTGTTCGAGCCCGCGTTGGCCGAGTAGATGTAGCGCCCGTCCGGGGTCATCGTGAGCCAGTCGGGGTCGTGGCCGACCTCGACGCCACCCAGGTACTCGAGGTCGGGCAGTGACCATGCATACAAGTGGCTGTTGGGTTTGCTCGTCGACCAGAGCTGAGAGCCGTCAGGTGAGACGGCGAGGCCGTGTCCCGGGGATCCTTGCATGGCGTCGTGGTTGACTCGTGAGAGCGGAAGCTCGGGCATCGTGAGCTTCTGCACGAGCTCGCGCCGGGCGAAGTCCACCACGTAGACGCCGTGGAATCCGGAGATCTGAACGAAGATGCGCTTGGTCGAGCCATCCGGGTTCACCTCGAACGTCATCGGACGCACTCCACCGTCGAACTCCAGCGACCAGGCGAGCTCATCAGTTTCTGTGTCGAAGACAGACAGGCTCCGGGCTCCGATCATCCCCGCGACCACATACCGGCCGTCCGGGGTGACGTACACGTTGTGTACCCCCCCCAACGTCGGGATGCTGCGCAAGCGTCTCTGAGCGCGCACGTCGATCACGTCGACCAAAGCGTCCCCCGCGATCGCGACGTACAGCTTGGAGCCGTCCGGCGTGATCGAGATGTTGTTGGGCCGGTCCGAGAGCGGGATCTGTTTGGTCACCTTCAGCGTCTCGGTGGAGACGATGTCGAGCGTGTGCTCCACTTCGTTGCTGAAGTAGTACTCGCGTCCGTCAGGGTGGGAGGTGACGCCGTGCGGGATCGGAATACCCGTGATGACGCCCACCACCGTGTTGGTGGCAGGATCGATGATGTGGACGTTGTCGCCGGCCGCGTTCGTCTGGATGATGCGCACCCTGACGTCTTGTGCCGCCACAGGGTTGGCGAGCAGCAGGACGCCGAGTGCGACGGGGAGAATTCCCAAACGATAGGCGCGTATCATTTTCAACCTCCGGGTTAGGCTCTGAATCGAAGCGCTGGTCGGGGCGGACGCAATGGACGAACCGCGGTGGAGCCCTACCTTCCACCACATGACTGAGTTCTTCCAGATCGAGTGGGTACAGCGGACCGTCCTCGTCGTTGGCGGTGCGCTCGTCGGCCTCCTTCTCGAACTCGTCGTTGTCGCGCGCGCCCACCGCATCGCACTGAAGACGCGCTTCAAGTGGGACGATCTGATCGTCGAGTCGGTCCGAGGCGTACCGACCGTCTGGCTCACCTGCGCGGGGATCTACCTGGCACTGAGTGTGGGAACGCTCGATGCGCTGCTCCTGAGCACGATGGAGAGTGTGCTCACGGTCATCCTGATCGGCTCCGTCGCGATCGCGGGCATGCGCGCGACGGGGGGCGCGGTCGAGATGCTCTCGGGCCGCGCCGAAGGAGTGATCGGATCCCCGACGCTCGTAGTGAACATGGCCCGACTCGCCGTGGGCGTGCTCGGCGTCTTCATCATCCTGCAGAACCTCGGCATCAACATCACCCCGCTCATCACTGCGCTGGGCATCGGTGGTCTCGCGGTCGCGCTCGCGCTGCAGGACACCCTCGGGAACCTTTTCGCGGGCGTTCAGATCATTCTCTCGAAGCAGGTCCGTCCGCGGGACTACGTGCGGCTCGACTCGGGCGACGAGGGGTGGGTCACGGACGTGAAGAGTCGCAATACGACGATCCTCACCTTCCCTGACGGCAACCTCTTGGCGGTGCCGAACACACTGCTCGCGTCCTCAGTGGTGAAGAATTTCAGCTTGCCGCGGAAGGCTCTTTGGGTCAGCGTCGAGGTTGGTGTGAGCTACGACAGCGATCTCGGGCGTGTGGAGCAAGTGACGCTCGACGTCGCGCGTCAGGTCCTCTCTTCCGTGGATGGCGGCGTCTCGGACGAGGAGCCGGTCGTGCGCTATCACACATTCGGTGACTCCAGCATCAACTTCGAGATTCGCATGCTGGTGCGGGAGTTCGAGAGCCAGGGGCCCGTCCGACACGAGTTGATCAAACGCCTGCACGAGCGCTTCAACGAAGAGGGGATCGAGATTCCGTTCCCCATCCGGACGGTGTTCATGAAGGGCGCCGAGGGAGCGTAGTTCTTCTCACTTGCTCCCCGTCACGCGGGGATCTATCTGTACCGTCCTAGAACCCTTGCCGAGGTTAGCGGGTTGGCGAATCAGCTGCGGCTCGCCACGGAGTCGATCGCGGGCCGAAGGCCGTATCAGGAAGACACCGTGCTCGCGCGGGCGCTCTCTGACTCACGCACGCTCGTTGCCGTCGCCGACGGGATGGGTGGCCACGCTGCTGGCGACGTCGCCAGCGCGCTGGCCATGGAGACCCTCGTAGCTGCGGTCGAGGAAGGCAAGAACCTGGCGGCGGCGTTCACGGCAGCGAACGAACAGGTGCATTCGAAGTCGAGGGAACCCGGGAAGCATGGCATGGGGACGACGATGGTCGCCGTGGTCGTCGAAGGAGACGAATTCACGGTGGCCAATGTCGGCGACAGTCGCTGCTACCTGCTCACCGACGACGGGATCAAGCAGCTGAGCGAGGACCACTCGTTCGTCGCCGAAGCGATCAAGCGCGGCCAGTCCGAAGAGGAAGCGCAGGCCTCGAAGTTCCGGGACGCGCTGACTCGATCCATCGGGATCGACGAAGAAGTCGAAATCGACACATTCGGTCCGTTTCCGGTCGAGAACAATACGGCGCTCTTCTTATGCTCCGACGGCCTCTACAAGGTCATGAAGGACGCTCGCATCCGTGAGCTGTTCGGTCAGTCCGGCAGCCCTAGAGGTGCGGCACAATCGATGGTAGCCACGGCGTACGAAGACGGTAGCGATGACAACATCACTGTGGCGATCGCCGAGTTCGGCGAGTTGACGCGCGACCGTGCCATGGGCACGGTCCCGATGGACTTCGAGCCACCTCCGGCCGAGCCCGCCGCCGGCGCGGGTGCGGACCGCGGTGGTGACGGGGTCGCAGCCTCTTCAGCGCAAGAGCCGCCGGCAAACGCGCCGGTCGAAAGCTCGCACGACGCGGCCGCTGGGCCGGCCGACGCGCGGGCTCTTGCGATGTCCAAGCCTCGTACTCGGGTAGCTACGATCGTGGTAGGCGTGACTGTCGCGAGCGCGCTGCTGTACTTCCTGTTGATGCGCTAGCAGCAGTAGGGCCCACCGCGGTCGGGTGGTGCTAGCCAGCGTAGGCTACGCGCCGCGCGCGGCCGGCAGCCGGGTCTGGACTTGAGCGCCCCGCTGCCCGACAGTGCGTGCCATGAGACGCACAGCCGCCATCGTCGTAGCCCTCGTTCTCCTGCTTCCGTCCTGGCCGGAGGCGCATGAGATCCCCGCGGACGTCACCGTGCAAGCGTTCGTCGCGCCGGAGGGCGGCACGCTGCGGTTGCTGGTACGCACTCCGCTCTTCTCGATGCGTGAATTCGATTTCCCGGTGCGGGACCCGGGTTACCTACGGATCGCGGAGTCCGAATCGCTGATCCGGGATGCCGCGATCCAGTGGATCGGGAACTACATCCGGCTGTACGAAGGCGCGGAGGCATTGCCCGCACTCGAGCTCGTCGCGGCTCGGATCGCTTTGCCCAGCGACGGCTCCTTCGCCAGCTATGAGACCGCGCTGGCGGGCGTGAGATCACCACCGCTGGCAGAAGACGTGGACCTCCCGCCGGCACAGGCGCTGCTCGATGTACTCTTCGAGGTCCCGATCGCATCCGATCAGTCGGATTTCTCGATCGATCCGCAGTTGGCCCATCTCGGCCTGCGTACCGTCACGGTGCTGCGATTCGTGCCCGCGGGAAGGCCGGAGCGCGTCTACCAGTACACGGGCACCCCGGGGCTCGTCCGACTCGACCCGCGTTGGTTCCAGGCCGCGTTCTCATTCGTGGCTCTCGGCTTCGAGCACATTCTGGACGGCATCGACCACCTCCTCTTCCTCCTCTGTCTGGTCGTGCCCTTCCGGCGCTTCTGGGCGCTCGTGCCCATCGTCACTTCGTTCACCGTGGCGCATTCGATCACCCTGATTGCCGCCTCGCTCGGCCTGGCGCCCAACTCGCTCTGGTTCCCGCCACTCATCGAGACCCTCATCGCGCTCTCGATCGTGTTCATGGCCTTCGAGAACATCCTCGGTGCGAAGCTGAATAGGCGGTGGCTCATCGCGTTCGG contains:
- a CDS encoding HupE/UreJ family protein, giving the protein MRRTAAIVVALVLLLPSWPEAHEIPADVTVQAFVAPEGGTLRLLVRTPLFSMREFDFPVRDPGYLRIAESESLIRDAAIQWIGNYIRLYEGAEALPALELVAARIALPSDGSFASYETALAGVRSPPLAEDVDLPPAQALLDVLFEVPIASDQSDFSIDPQLAHLGLRTVTVLRFVPAGRPERVYQYTGTPGLVRLDPRWFQAAFSFVALGFEHILDGIDHLLFLLCLVVPFRRFWALVPIVTSFTVAHSITLIAASLGLAPNSLWFPPLIETLIALSIVFMAFENILGAKLNRRWLIAFGFGLIHGFGFSFALSESLQFAGAHLLTSLLSFNIGVELGQLFVLAITVPVLALLFRKVLPEVGGTVVLSAVLAHTGWHWMTERGGRLLRYDFRVPALDAAFGATLLRWMMLLLIVGGAAWLLRLSFDWLNTRQPASTSSSP
- a CDS encoding xanthine dehydrogenase family protein subunit M yields the protein MMKDMMSGFELYQPADVDNAIQLIDQYGSRGWKLAGGYDSLDWFKNRGKGPEAVIDLEGLDALKGIRETADGVEIGALTTLTEVERSPLLRERYGLLADAARRVASPQIRNAGTLGGNVCQDTRCWYYRYGVDCYRAGGNTCYAAAPDAMNREHALFGASRCVAVSPSDTAPALVALDAEMVVRSVRGERVIPAEEFFMEPSVDIQRMTVLDPDDLLTTIRLPASWADADFYFEKVADRNSWDFALVSVAAAFRTSGAQIDDVSIVCGAVQCVPRRLHDVEALLRGRPRSEETASLAGAEAVREAEPLDYNHFKIPLMENLVKRAVRG
- a CDS encoding mechanosensitive ion channel family protein, whose protein sequence is MTEFFQIEWVQRTVLVVGGALVGLLLELVVVARAHRIALKTRFKWDDLIVESVRGVPTVWLTCAGIYLALSVGTLDALLLSTMESVLTVILIGSVAIAGMRATGGAVEMLSGRAEGVIGSPTLVVNMARLAVGVLGVFIILQNLGINITPLITALGIGGLAVALALQDTLGNLFAGVQIILSKQVRPRDYVRLDSGDEGWVTDVKSRNTTILTFPDGNLLAVPNTLLASSVVKNFSLPRKALWVSVEVGVSYDSDLGRVEQVTLDVARQVLSSVDGGVSDEEPVVRYHTFGDSSINFEIRMLVREFESQGPVRHELIKRLHERFNEEGIEIPFPIRTVFMKGAEGA
- a CDS encoding (2Fe-2S)-binding protein, whose protein sequence is MDSSEAPGATVTLPTTPSSWSRRDFIKGVIASGVSVSGMSYFGAGCTTPLPAQTGGVERLLSLTVNGQVRRVDVLPGETLAMTLRYKLGLTGTKLGCDRAECGACTVLIDDVNYYSCSTLTHRVRNREITTVEGLESPDGTLHPVQQAFIDELGPQCGFCTPGQVMSAVALLRANPNPTRQEAREAMSGNLCRCGAYDHYLNGVMRAAREA
- a CDS encoding serine/threonine-protein phosphatase, with product MANQLRLATESIAGRRPYQEDTVLARALSDSRTLVAVADGMGGHAAGDVASALAMETLVAAVEEGKNLAAAFTAANEQVHSKSREPGKHGMGTTMVAVVVEGDEFTVANVGDSRCYLLTDDGIKQLSEDHSFVAEAIKRGQSEEEAQASKFRDALTRSIGIDEEVEIDTFGPFPVENNTALFLCSDGLYKVMKDARIRELFGQSGSPRGAAQSMVATAYEDGSDDNITVAIAEFGELTRDRAMGTVPMDFEPPPAEPAAGAGADRGGDGVAASSAQEPPANAPVESSHDAAAGPADARALAMSKPRTRVATIVVGVTVASALLYFLLMR
- a CDS encoding xanthine dehydrogenase family protein molybdopterin-binding subunit, which codes for MADLLGKNFTPPDIHGKVTGRAKYAEDFRMDGMLFCRLLTSPMPHCRVLGIDSSAALAMDGVVAILTADEVPEQPGPANNILTNEPHFVGEPILAVAAVTETIAQNAIEAIELDLEPLPFCVDPLESLRPGGPNARTDGNTVVRGEGVQEVKWTEEDFAAAGEGELPMGEPGTEWSYGDIEAGFAEASIILDETFVTAGTSHHSMEPRTAMAYWQNGKCYLHASTQSQSFVHPAIAAYIGIEPEDLVYIAEYCGGGFGSKGGAYPLLSIPAHMSRKTQRPVLMRISRAEEYFLGSARPGFQGRIKMGFRDDGRITAVDVYIVQENGPNQGGGDMGAAASAISIVYTPLNMRYRGISILTNTPPRGAQRGPGQNQIATAVEPLLDKAARQLGLDQVAIRHINAPTHDSLYGGNRGAITSAYMREALEQGAELFGWEERRARSGQRDGSKVRGVGVGQAFHSAGSSGFDGLLVLTPDGKLHIHSGVGNLGTYSYATTSRVAAEVLKCRWENCEIVRGDSSRGLPWTLGQFGSNTSFTMTRTNFAAATDAVRKLKEIAARRLGGSASDYDIGNETVFARGNPGRRLTYAQAAQAAIEIGGEFSGHEPPEDINSLTRRAVAGLAGTGLIGVARDNLEQSGMVPALAAGFIEIELDLETGGIEILHYLGVADCGTVLHPQGLATQIKGGGVMGFGMAVSERHIYDRHWGLPASVGFYQAKPPSYLDVPSEMHWHAVDQPDPNNPVGAKGIGEPVMGCAAAALLCAISDALGGHYFNRTPVVADMIINVASQRSQSHGPLQVNTQ
- a CDS encoding xanthine dehydrogenase family protein molybdopterin-binding subunit, with the translated sequence MSGPPLDTGQDAGSREAESNGAASRVSRRTFVKIAGVAGVGLTLGVTYKVMSGPKPPFTDAVFAPNAFLRIDTDGSITVVVGKSEMGQGVSTALPMLLAEELEVPLERVAFEFAPAHPAYGAALGMQVTGGSTSVVESWIPLREAGAAARLMLREAAARAWSIPASDIEMRDAMAHHPDGLTLDYGELAAAAADVDVPKDVPLKDPSDFRLIGTPQRRLDIPVKTTGEAVFGIDAGPSDARVALIARCPVFGGSVRSFDPGPALAVQGVDEVVELSNGVAVVADGYWPAKKGRDALVIVWDEGHGSTLNDAEITRRFESAIQAGGGVAEEHGDVDAALAAGSDPIRATYALPYLAHATMEPMNCTAVVEDGRCTVWAPTQWQNGPSFLAGGARQVAGKMSGVGADDTVVHTTFLGGGFGRRAETDFVAEAAELAGLVEGPVKVIWSREDDMQHDFYRPASHHEFTALLDDDGMPAAWRHDMASQSILQRLMPGWLPAFIRNRTIMPNGVDPTAVEGASNHPYHVPNFRMSAATVDLPIPVGFWRSVGHTHSAFVVESFIDELAHAAGKDPYQYRRDLLGEHPRHLAVLDAVAKAAAWGSTVPEGRARGIAVAESFGSYVAEVAEISLEDGRPRVHKVWCAVDCGVIVNPAIVRAQMESGIIYGLTATLYGRINIEGGRAVQSNFDDYQMVRMREAPEIEVLLVPSGDAPGGVGEPGVPPIAPAVTNALFALEGRRVRELPVRSA